Proteins co-encoded in one Gopherus evgoodei ecotype Sinaloan lineage chromosome 4, rGopEvg1_v1.p, whole genome shotgun sequence genomic window:
- the LOC115651591 gene encoding olfactory receptor 10V1-like, with product MGDENRTGMTEFYFHPFSSLPKVQLLIFLIFLLMYVISVCGNGTIVLTVCTNRSLYTPMYFFLANLAAMEICYSTIIAPLTLANLMSLRKATISLAGCGTQMFFYIFLGGAGCVLLAFMAYDRYVAICHPLRYTLIMNWTVCVSIVAASLVLGFLVSLNMTILIFHLPFCGSNEIYHFFCDIPAVLRLACSNTHVHQAVLYICSVINVAIPFLLICISYAFIVVAILRISSGAGRQRAFSTCSSHLMVVALMYGCSSFIYLRPSSSYSPEQGRVVSVVYTFVTPVLNPLIYSMRNKELKDSLSRALGRKVLPQSK from the coding sequence ATGGGGGATGAAAACCGAACTGGAATGACTGAATTCTACTTCCATCCCTTCTCGAGTCTCCCCAAGGTGCAGCTGCTGATTTTCCTGATCTTTCTGCTCATGTACGTGATCAGTGTCTGTGGGAATGGCACCATTGTGCTCACTGTCTGTACCAATCGCTCCCTCtatacccccatgtacttcttcttgGCCAACCTGGCAGCTATGGAGATCTGCTACTCCACCATCATTGCCCCACTGACCCTGGCCAATCTCATGTCTTTGAGGAAGGCCACCATCTCTCTGGCTGGCTGTGGCACCCAAATGTTCTTCTATATCTTCCTGGGAGGTGCTGGATGTGTTCTGCTGGCTTTCATGGCATATGACCGATATGTGGCTATCTGCCACCCACTGCGCTACACCCTCATTATGAACTGGACAGTCTGTGTGAGCATTGTAGCTGCATCCCTGGTACTGGGCTTCTTGGTATCCCTTAATATGACCATCCTGATCTTCCACCTGCCATTCTGTGGCTCCAATGAAATctaccatttcttctgtgacattcCTGCTGTTCTGCGTCTGGCATGCAGCAACACCCATGTCCACCAGGCTGTCCTCTATATTTGTAGTGTCATAAACGTGGccatccctttcctgttgatttgCATCTCCTATGCCTTCATTGTGGTCGCCATCCTGCGGATCAGCTCTGGAGCTGGCCGGCAGcgtgccttctccacctgctcttcCCACTTGATGGTTGTTGCCCTGATGTACGGCTGCAGCAGCTTCATATACTTACGCCCCAGTTCCAGCTACTCCCCGGAGCAAGGCCGGGTAGTGTCTGTGGTGTACACCTTTGTCACTCCTGTATTGAACCCCTtgatctacagcatgaggaacaaggagctAAAGGATTCCCTGAGCAGAGCACTGGGAAGGAAAGTGCTGCCTCAGAGTAAATGA